Part of the Girardinichthys multiradiatus isolate DD_20200921_A chromosome 14, DD_fGirMul_XY1, whole genome shotgun sequence genome is shown below.
TGATGGAGCTGGGACTTTTGTCAAAGTGGCTGAAATTATGAAAGGTTTTGACCTAAACTTCAGCTGTCTGCTAAATAGCTGAAGATGACAAGGGACTTTGTCATTGTGAGTTAAAGCGTAGatccaaaacaacaaaataaaatttaaagttcTGGAACGACCTagccagagtccagaactaaatcggacagaagatctgtggtgtCACCGGAAGAAGGCTTTAAGCAAGCGGTGTCCTCACTATCTGACAGATTTCAAGAACATCTACAAGATAGAGTGAACAAATATTACCAAGCCATGCAGCAATCAGATAGGCTTCAATCAAATGAAACTGAATGCTGAAGCTGAATCAAAAGGTACTTCaacaagggtgtgaatacttatgcAACCAGGTTGCTTTAGCTGGGTTTTTTAATTTTCCCTCCAGTTGTTTTGTTTCTCAGTTCAGTTGTCTAGAAAAATCTCACAGCAAGGTCAGAGAAAATTTGGAAATAATTTATTGTGGTCCATTTTTTTACTTCATATAAACCTGGCATTTTACGAGGTTTAACAAAGGTGTGAACACTTTTTTTATCCACTGTATATCCTTTGTATTAGGCTTTTTAACTTAATGTCTTGGCTCTTGTGTGTCCATTTTCTCTCCTGTAGTCTAGCTGATGGCATTTTGTCACGTGTCAcatattgtttttgctttggcATTTTGCTGACCTCTACCTACCCCTATAGAGAGACCAGTTGACAGAAATATGATTGAAAATTTGCTCCATCTTCTGTTTCCGCGCAAGGCGGACAAGATGAAACGAGCTTGGTTTCGGGTTACTAATCAGCAGAAGTGCAGATGAAGCTCTGGTCCATGTGAAGGTACCTGGTATAGCAGGGTGACCTCTCTGCTCTCAGTGAAACGTGCCGCCTGTGGAGGCTTTTTGCTGAGTTGCACTTCACTGGAATGAGAGACAGCTGTTTTCTTTACAGAAGATGCTCTTGGTGGTATGAGATCCCAACACTGCTGCTCATGTGACTGGTGGGAGCCCtcgtaaaaaaacaaaaggaaaactggaagactatttaaatttaaatcagttagggggaaaaatacttaaatatgcatttaaaaaatgtattcatactgTTCATTTCAGACACAGCCGATCaatatatacagtcatattcaataaattagaatgtgtttcaatgaggcttgtttgtcagattaaagtaCCTTTTggaaataacctttaagcaggtattaaacattcctttcattaagcccacaatTGAGAATGTTTTCTTGGTCTGCTGTCATATTCTAATCTaattattagctgtaagcagaaaaatcatcataattaacagaattaaaggcttgaaaacataattaatattctaatttattcaatataactgtatacatacatatacattatattgccaaaaatatttgtctacttttacatgcaatagcaactttaactaatCTGTAAACagcttccacaaggtttaggaacGTGTTCATAGTTAGACAAGAAAACCAGAACAGCagcctccgctctaattcatcctaaaggttatcaagaaggttgaggtcaggagtcTATGCAagtcagtcaagtttctccacaccaaactttatacacctgcagctatGGAAGTGTCTATGAAGGCTCTGAGCTCTGGTCAATCCataatctgaaaatggaaagacaaTATATAGACACAACAtgaaatctaccaagacatggccgtccagcTAAGCTGACAAAATGACCAAGAGGAACATCATTGAGAGAAACAGTCAAGAGGCCCACGGtgactctagaggagctgcagagatccaaagctcaggagggagaatctgttgacagaacagCTATTTGTCATGTACAACACAAATTTGACTTTTAGGGAACAGTTGCCAGAAACAAGTCATAAGAAGtattctttgctgtttctgcacAAGCCAcgtagaggacacagcaaacttgGAAGACGGTTCTCTTGTCAGTTGAGACCAATATTCTACAATGCAGATCACCCTGATCACATGGAGGTTTCAGctccatgctgtggggatgctcttCTTCAGCAGGAGCAGGGAACCTGGTCAGCGTTGttaggaaaatggatggagttaaagtAAGGGGCACcctgaaagaaaaactgttcGAGGCTGAAGAGACTTGAGAATAGGGTGAGTTTTCACTTTCAAGCAGGACATAAACCCTAAACTAAATGCAGATAGAAGGGGGTTGTATGAGCTGTAGCAAAAAAACTGCAACTACTGTAGTAACTGAGCCCAGGCTGCAGGTGGTCAGGCGTCATAGCTGCACTTTACAAGCAGTCGGCCCAAATGCTCGCTGTCTCTTTGATGGAAATGCTCCCAGTGTTCCTCTGGTCTCACCTTACAGAGCCCACAAACGGAGTCAGGTCACATCATTCCGTGACCTGATAGAAGTTCCTGAGCTCCTCTGTATGAAGATCAAACAGGGCCACCAGGTGACACATGTAGGCAATAACTTTATAAAACTAATCAGCAAATGCATCAACTTGTTCACTCTCTGCGCCCTCTGGTGGCAAACCTATACAGTGAAAGTTTACCctaaagatttgttttactcTCGAAACGGTCTTTACCATTAAATCAGCACAAAGAAAATAGtcaaaacatataaaaactatttattataATTACCATGAGACATTTGTTTAAAGGAAGCTGCACATAATCTAAAGGTTTATTGATGAAACACTGGCAGTTAACAGTATAGTTCTGCTAGTTCCCGGCAAAAAGCACCAAGCAGTTCCCGCAGTTTTACACTAAATACAATAAATGTGTTACTTCATGCTGATTCTTGAAGAAAAATACAGTTCTACAAAATTCCTTTATCGAGATTGTAGAAAAGGTATAGTtataccaaataaataaataaataactcctCATATAACAAAACAGACAAGATAAAACAAGAGCAACAACATAAAAGGATGAACAAAACGTGATTTATTGCATCAAACAGGTGAGGACTCTGAGGTACGTGCAATGTagagaaaaagtgtttgtggacTCAACTTTACAGCAGACAGAAGTTAGCTTTACAGCAATAATTAGGTTTTTGATTATAATCCATCATGTCTAAGGCAGGAGCGTTGCTTGTCTGTGCAGGTCATGGTAACTTTTCAGAAACCAgtaatcaaaaacaaaatttggtttttgtttcaaaatacCAGTCGAAATAtaagctgttttttgtttaaaaatatcgCAGATAAAcaagagaaataaataatttgccTGTTTTTCATAATCCTAACAGGTTGTCACACTGTGATCAGTGGGAGGCGCTGTTTCTTCCTGAAAGGCGGTTTTCACCACAAACATATATTAgacaaagaatttaaaataaaatgacagacCTAAAATTTGATGCGTTTGGAATAGGGAGTATATCAGAAATACTTGTTGTTATTTTTACCACTACCCCCCTTGACCAAAGTGACATCAAAGTGTAAAGTCTACACTTGTGGAGGATGTCagaacatgacaaaaaaaaataaaataaataaatcttagtTTCTTTAGATGGAAATTCAAATGAActcatattattttacatttcaaaagaaattcaaaacaataaaaatgttctaCTTTTagcaacaaaattaatttcattgCTGGTTTCTAATGAGAAAATTAAACTACCAAAACCTGCACAGAACCTCGCAGCCCTTTTTGTCAAGCATGCCTTTTCCCTTTATAGGTTTcatatttcactttttaaagatttccctgctttgcaaaaaatatttgtacaaattaaaaaaataaaatcagtggtTGGATGTTCCCTCCAGATCAGCAGGACGTGGGAGTTGCCAATGGCATTTATCTTGCAGCTGCTGAAACACATAACAGGAGGATTAATGGAAAGCAAGCCTGAATTGAAAGTTCATGATGTTTTCAGAAAAATCTACAGACAACATAAACAATTTCTTCCTTTGCAAAATTCCTACGGCATGAATCCATTTCCTTCTGCCTTCTGAAGCTTTCAGACAGGGCGTGTGGTGGGGAAGTAAAGTAGGACATCTACacagatatattttattttttatttctttttcggTGGAGGAAAGTCATGTACAAGCTGTGCATGACAAATTCACCTTCCAAGTAGACACATTCCTCATGCGTCTGGGCTGTGCTGACATTTACAGGCCTGCACAATAGCTCCAGTCCAGAAGAATCAGTGTTTATGCTGGGAAGTCCCTATCTTTCAATCCCAGCTACTTGTTTTAGGGCGGGGGCGGGAAATCACAGGAAACACCTTCTGTTGCCCGGCTGAGCCAACGAAGCCCGCACAGTGCAGCGAGATATTAAAAGCCAGTGACTTCCCTGAAATAACGGGGAGATTGTGTCTGAAAGATAGTGCTCCAACGAGCGTCTGGAAGAACGCACAAACAAGAGGAACTGTCACAGGAAACAATGGGAAGGACGCTCACCATTTTCCTCGCTGCCTGAGGACTTTACTCCGAGGAGCATGACTCCGTCTTTGGTGCTTTCGGGCCTGCTCTGGAAAGATGCGCTTCGGACGCAAATGGATACACGATTATCCGATTCATGTACATTTAGAAtataattcatttaattttagtACCAAACTTACTTCTCAGTTCCAGTGTCAATCGTTTCTGATGAGTAGAAAACAAGACAATGATATGTTGGCTAAAGTGATGAGTAATTAAACCTTGAACTTGTTCAGTGGATGAAGATTTTAGGAGAAAAAACCTTGAAGAACCTGGCTTTGTTTGTACCTGTGTGATCGTGGATCTTCTTGCTTTTGAATTTTATGAAAAGGGCAACTACACCTACAACCAGGCCGGCCGGCAGCAGAATCCACCACAGCCGTTTGTCTGAACCTACAAGAGGAGAACATACTCATCAGTAACTATCCAGAGATGTCtgttataaaatcaaacagttgACGGACTCAGCCAACATAAACATATGAGCCCCATATGGAGCTTGCTAAAACTGGTTGGGTACAAACTGGGTCTGGACTCAGAACGGGTTTTTTATGTGAGACCCTCTTGGGTTGACCAAATAAATCCCTCATCGGCAAAACTGGTTGGGGTTCCTAAGGAAAAGAAGCTATCCAAACCCATCTGGCCCCATGTGAAAGTAACATTCCTCCTTGTTTAGTCGTGAATGAActtttggttcagtttcactagAAACACCCATACCTGACCACAGTGTTATCTTTTGAATCAAAAGttcacttaaacagaacctgtgtgacaacacgaagtaggcttaaagatctcaaaaagcaacacgtCATGCATCATTCAAAGAatttcaagaacagatgagcaACAAGGTCACTGACATCCCTCAGTTTACGGTTTGGgaactccagtgaaccacagttaGGGCCATTAACCACAACCGAAGAAAATATGGAACCCAGGAGCGGCCGGCCATCTAAAATTACTCCCAAGAGAACATCAGCGTCTCATCCAGGAACCAAGAACAACATCTTCAGGCCTAATAAACCTCAATTAAAGGTTCAAAGTTCATTAATCAACAGTAagcacaggttttctttcatgaTCTTTCAAATCAGCCCATTTGGTTGAACTTTGTGTTGAGTGGTAAATTGCAAAAAAAGGTTTGAtcaatttaaatgtgaaaaaacaagAACGTATCATTTAAAAGGCAGCTGCCCAGAACTTTCACCAAGACAcagatgtttttgtctttatttcttaTATCTTTTTGTGGGAAAGTCTAAAAATGTAACTCTTGCGTGGACAACAGAGAATATGTGTTGCTTATTGACAAACTTACCGGCACCTTTGTGATCAGGCGATGCGTTCTCTTGCCTTCCACTGGATTTGTGTTGTGTATCCTGCTTCGTCTCATTTCCTGTCATGCCAAAATTAAttaatcaaacaaatgttaGCTCAAAAACCTGACATGGTAGTTAAAATTAACGATTTTATGGTAGgaaattaaatataaacagaATGTATGTGAACATGCAACGTACCTGCAGAAGAGACAGTTGTACCTGTGGACAGCAGGTATCAATATAAATCACTAACatcgttttttttaaaaagaacacaATCAAACAAAAGTTTTTCAGTGCTCAGCTCAGATTGTGAAAAAATCTGGAAGAGGTTGCCATATTCAAAAGATTAAGTCTAACCTTGTTTTACCCAACCCACATGGTGGCAAGTCTCCAGTTAACTGAATGAAACATTTGATAAAACACATATGGAGCCGTTTGTGGACAATCACATCTCACCTTGAGCTGCTTCTGTGTCGTTTGGGTTTGAGGAGGTTTTTAGTCCAGGGCTGATGCTCACATCTAataattacaaaaagaaaaaaacatgacgTCTTAGTTGGGCCACAAGATGTGAACAAATACATTCAACAGtgttaaaaaacacataaaacaaattaaagatcGTGAAGTTTCTCACCTGTGTTGATGGATCGAGTGCTGCTTGATGTTGTCAGGTTTTGGATTTGTGTTCCAACACTTGTCGTCCCAGGTGATGTTGCAGGTTTGGGTgcttctaaaaagaaaaagaagcatcCTTTACTATTATTCAGGTTTCTATCCTTCAAATATCCTTTATTTATCACTAATATTATTCTCTCCACAAAACTGCTCTAATAATTTTACACTGGAGTCCAATCTCATTCTATATAGCACTATGTTTCAcaagttacaaccacagacttcagcATATATGTTGGATTTTGTATGATGGACCAACTAAGTAACGAGACGTTTCAAAGCTTGaaacaatatttacaaaaatataaacaatttgcatttaagatgaaaaacctttgatgataaatatgctctatccagatgTGGCATAGCTTTATCTTCACCTtcttcaaattctgtaaaaaatctcctgTTAAGCACCATTTGTTATCCAGTTATTAATCTGTTAAcagattagcaaaataatcattagctGCAGCCCTAAATCAGAGAGACACTAAAGAGGCCTGTGATAACTCTACAGGAGCTgtaaagatccacagctctggtGGGAGAAttttaacaggacaactattagttgcaAAGTGTGGCAAGTATAAAGCCATTAATATGTAGTTTTTGACACTATCCAGggaaagcatggtggtggcagcatcatggtgtggggatgttttttgttCCAACAGGAACAGAGGAGACAGTGGGAGTTGATAggaagctaaatacaaggcaatgctgaaagaaaacttgttagatgctgcagaagacttgagactgaggcagaggttcatcttccagcaggacaacaactctaaacGTACATTCAGAGCTACAATGagatggttcagatcaaagcctATTCATGGGCTCAATAGtctagtcaaagtacagacgTAAAGCTAACTGATAATCTTTTGCAAGgcttgaaaactgctgttcacagacactctccatccaatctgactgaacgtGCAGTcagaggtggttctacaaagaacTGAATACGAATTGATACCAGGTTTTTCCCAATATAATATGTTAACATTGTAGcgtgacagaatgtgaaaagATTCAAGGAGGAGgactacttttgcaagacactgcagGATCTGAAACCTACAAGTTAGCATCACACCGAGCACAAAATCAGGCTTTTAGTCTTCATGCAACCAAGATTGAACCTAAAATCTGGACACACTCAATCAAAATGaatgacaaaatgtgcacaGGCTTTTATTACTAATTCATTAGAAAACTAATTAGAAACACAATGAATAACAAAAGGGGCAAAAGTGTTGAATGAGTCAAAAACAAGCTTACGTTTAGGGGTTGTGACATGGATACCAGAAGACAGAGTGGACAACAGAGTTGTTATTGGTGCTTTGGTAGTTGCCGTGGGCGGCAATGTTGTAGCTGCTGGATGTGCAgcttaaaaacaagaatataTCATAAATTGAGGGTACATGAAGAGTATGTAAGCTGGAAACATTTCAGCAAATCTGTTTGGCAAATATCCTAATTTCTTTACTCACTTGAAGTTGAAACGTTTGCAACAGTTTCATCTGACAGATCTGTAAAGCAGAAACAGGGCAGTTCTCATTATTCCGTTCATAGGGAGAATATACAGCCACAAAAAAGAAGGTTCATCCCCTTATAAATTCTAGGTTTATAGGTTTTTTGTACATGTCTAGTATTTCTAGTTATGGTTTGTGGTTTTGTATACTTTAGCTTAGCTTGAAATACTTTACCTGATTGTTTGTACTTTAAAACTACAGAATTCATGGAGGGTGTACTctctttttaccatgactggatggatgtacTCACTGAATTAGTGTTCTTACCTGTACCTGTTTTAAGAGgacagaaataataaataacagcTGAAACCAAACCATTTCCCTGTTCTGATACAAGCTGATGTTAGAAATGCAGTACAGCTAGCTACGACAGGAACTTAGAAAAGCAGTGGTTTAAAGGATGTAGGATTTTTGTTATTGGATCGgtttgttgatttttgttttagatagaTAATTACTATAGTatgtatttcttgtaatttagcTCTAGTTTTGCTGAATTTATTGGCACAGGTGAATAATAGCCACCATGATAAAGCTCTGATTTGCAACTGATGACAAAGGTTGCTGCAGCAATATGCTGCCTTGTTCATAGGATGGAAAAAGCTGtgattaaacaataaaacacgTGAAGTTGTTAAACTTGAGAAGCTGAACCCCAGAATGTCTGTCagactgtattttttatttctatactTACCATTTGCTATTTGTGTACTGTTGCTCGTTGCTGGTACTGTGGTTGAATTAGATGATGAAACTAGAAAGCAGAAACACACTGTTATTGAAGAGCGGACATGTCGAGCTTAAGGCCCGCAGGCTGGATTTGGCTGACGAGATAATTTCATACACAGGATCTATTATTCATGCCCTCCCAGTTCTTTATATAACCAGTCATGCTACAAATCCCATAGTGCACTGCAACAGCTGCACTTGTGGGAGAGAGAGACACACCCAGGACTCTTGTTGCATTTTCCGCATTGGCTAGAACTGACTAATCTAGTCTGCTTTGCCGTGTTCCCAAGTACATATTGCACTGATAAACTGTGCAAACCGCGACCTGATTTGGCAGGATGCCCTGCTTTTTTTGACAAGCACAAAAACATAGGTGTTACTTTTTTTGCATAAGGCATTTCCTCAGACATGTTCTCTATTTTGGGGTTTGCACTTCATTTCTGCAGGATTCCTGTTTGGCAGAGCTTTAAAAGTCTGAGACAACGGCCTGCACGTTCTGGGTGTCAGGCTGGGGAGAAGTCAAGACAGAAGTGGAGTTTTGATGTGTTATGGGTGGACATTCCCTTCACTAAGTGAGAAGCTGCATCCTGTTGCAGACACACAATTGCTGTCCCACTGGCCTTCCTGTCTTAACCTCTGTCTGCGCTGATTTCATTGATATTGACCAGCAGATAAAAGTCTGAACAGCATAACTCAGCAGCAGCCCAGTGTTTCTGAGGTTTTACCAGTAAAAAAGTTTAACTTAGGATTTAACCaatgtgccttgcaaaagtattcataccctttaactttgtttttgcactatttcaaatttaaaatataaacatcaaTGAAATGCATTGGGATTTTCTGTGACAAACCAGTGAaaagtagtgaataattgtgaaCTTTGATCTAAAAATTGTATTAAGACCCCTTGAATGGATGCATGTCTTTTAGGggatgtctctaccagttttgcatACCTACAGACTGAAAGTTTTACACGTTCTTCTTTGTAAGAAAGGTCAACCTCAGTCAGGTTGGATAAAGAGCGTCTGTCAACATTAGTTTTTTAAGGCTTCCCACAGATTGTCTTTTGGATTAatgtctgggctttgactaggccattctatcACATATATaatattctttgatctaaaacGTTTCATGGTAGTTCTGAATGTTTAACACCatagtcctgctggaaggtgaacctcctcccCAGTAACAAGTCTTAAGGCTCCCACATAATCGGTAATACTTCATTTAACGGACGTCCGCGCATACTTGAGAAGGACTTAAAGCGGACTTCCACTCAATTTCTACGACCATGTACATGTACAcagtgtcacacaataaactgcttggCGGGACtcaactgttttatatgtgaccgACTGCTCTGAGCAGCCGGTCGAGAGTACACACAGTATCACCTCTACTCTACGCCACACTCTTTGTCCCTAGGctggtttaatggccttatATACCAACTTTTACTCTATTGTTTTTCCAAACCTACAAGGCAAATGAGCTCTTCCTCCTTGTCCCGTGACACCctggcagaaagtgtgggaagAGTTGTAATTTGTCAAGAAATGAAGGAAATTGGTACATTCGACTATGAAATCTCAAACGTCCGCTGACAGGTTCTTATCCAGGATTGTCGTGTATTTAGcctcatccatcttcctatcaaatCAGTCCAGTATTCCGGTCTCTGCTTAATAGTAATGAAAAGTAAGAATCACTGAAGCCTGATGCTgccgccaccgtgtttcaccTTTGGGTTAGTGTGTGTACAGTGACATGCAATCTTAGTTTGTTGTAATGCTTAGCATTTTGAACATAGGTCAAAAAGTTCAAATTCGAAGCACCTTCCTCTGCATGTGCGCTGTGACCCCTACGCGACTCTTGACTAACCTTGAAAGGGAGTTCTTGCCAACTCTTCAATTAAGGTAAGATTTCTGGATGCAACTTCTAATAGTTGTCCTCTTAACAGATTCTCAGCCGTTCGTCTCTGCAGAAACCAcaagcctcttggctgcttctctccattaatgctctccttgcatcTGCCTACGTTTAGGTGGGCGTCCAGGTCTTGGTAGGTCCACAGTTGTGCCACACTCAGCAGAGCTGTGAGAAATTCTTAGGATATTGCTTTATCACCtaaatctgctttaaacttctccacaaccttctccctgacctgtatgctgtgtttcttggtctttgtgacctctgaggccttcacagaacagctggaattatactgagattaaactacaaacaggtggactctatttactaaataggtgatgtgggttttatttaggggtatcggtgtaaagggggctgaatacaaatccacAGCACacttaacatatttttatttgtaagaaatgttttataattatacactactttgtgtaggTTTATCATGTAATATCCCAATGAAACACATTGAAGCTGAACATTTTCAAGACCCATAAACACGTTTGCAATATCTTGTTTTAACAAGGCCTGTGGCTATTTGATGCCTGAAGCATTGAGGCTGGTAGGCTGAAAAACAAAGTTGACCTTATGTCGATTTTCCAAGGTCAAAACTCCAGCCAGCACAGCTTCACGACAAAGCCCTGGCAAGGGTGTTTCCTCCAGATGTTTACGGCTGGAAGTCGGTTTGTTTCCATCAGGGACCTTTTTGGTCACAGGACAATAATCTGTTGTTTCTGTGACCGAGAGGGCAGTCTGGTTCCCAACAGATATCTGCTGTTAGATCACCTATCAGCACAGTGCAGGGCCGCTACAAGTGCTTCTGGCTCCgcacaagaaaaaacaaatcaagagCCGGTCTATTTGTTGTATTCCTCAGTCAGGTTCAGCCTTTTTTGATGCTGGATAATATACAGGTA
Proteins encoded:
- the LOC124880083 gene encoding putative GPI-anchored protein pfl2 isoform X2, yielding MDLGCAASLHIHPLYVRKGNQCISSPSLLKGSAKISISDRGPRFGHVFFFVFLLLQSPTSSSPEEKSEEIHAVTMKYIRVLILLLLMGSTTPVSSSNSTTVPATSNSTQIANDLSDETVANVSTSTAHPAATTLPPTATTKAPITTLLSTLSSGIHVTTPKQAPKPATSPGTTSVGTQIQNLTTSSSTRSINTDVSISPGLKTSSNPNDTEAAQGTTVSSAGNETKQDTQHKSSGRQENASPDHKGAGSDKRLWWILLPAGLVVGVVALFIKFKSKKIHDHTETIDTGTENASFQSRPESTKDGVMLLGVKSSGSEENAAR
- the LOC124880083 gene encoding A-agglutinin anchorage subunit-like isoform X3 — its product is MDLGCAASLHIHPLYVRKGNQCISSPSLLKGSAKISISDRGPRFGHVFFFVFLLLQSPTSSSPEEKSEEIHAVTMKYIRVLILLLLMGSTTPVSSSNSTTVPATSNSTQIANDLSDETVANVSTSTAHPAATTLPPTATTKAPITTLLSTLSSGIHVTTPKPPKPATSPGTTSVGTQIQNLTTSSSTRSINTDVSISPGLKTSSNPNDTEAAQGTTVSSAGNETKQDTQHKSSGRQENASPDHKGAGSDKRLWWILLPAGLVVGVVALFIKFKSKKIHDHTETIDTGTENASFQSRPESTKDGVMLLGVKSSGSEENAAAR
- the LOC124880083 gene encoding putative GPI-anchored protein pfl2 isoform X1: MDLGCAASLHIHPLYVRKGNQCISSPSLLKGSAKISISDRGPRFGHVFFFVFLLLQSPTSSSPEEKSEEIHAVTMKYIRVLILLLLMGSTTPVSSSNSTTVPATSNSTQIANDLSDETVANVSTSTAHPAATTLPPTATTKAPITTLLSTLSSGIHVTTPKQAPKPATSPGTTSVGTQIQNLTTSSSTRSINTDVSISPGLKTSSNPNDTEAAQGTTVSSAGNETKQDTQHKSSGRQENASPDHKGAGSDKRLWWILLPAGLVVGVVALFIKFKSKKIHDHTETIDTGTENASFQSRPESTKDGVMLLGVKSSGSEENAAAR